In Sceloporus undulatus isolate JIND9_A2432 ecotype Alabama chromosome 10, SceUnd_v1.1, whole genome shotgun sequence, the following proteins share a genomic window:
- the TAOK3 gene encoding serine/threonine-protein kinase TAO3 isoform X3 gives MSGYKRMRRQHQKQLIALENKLKAEMDEHRLKLQKEVETHANNSSIELEKLAKKQVAVIEKEAKSAAADEKKFQQQILAQQKRDLTNFLESQKKQYKICKEKIKEEMNEDHSTPKKEKQERISKHKENLQHTQAEEEAHLLSQQRLYYDKNCRFFKRKTMIRRHELEQQNIREELNKKRTQKEMEHAMLIRHDESTRELEYRQLHTLQKLRMDLIRLQHQTELENQLEYNKRRERELHRKHVMELRQQPKNLKAMEMQIKKQFQDTCKVQTKQYKALKNHQLEVTPKSEHKTILKSLKDEQTRKLAILAEQYEQSINEMMASQALRLDEAQEAECQALRLQLQQEMELLNAYQSKIKMQTEAQHEREHQKLEQRVSLRRAHLEQKIEEELAALQKERSERIKILLERQEREIETFDMESLRMGFGNLVTLEFPKEDYR, from the exons ATGTCAGGTTATAAGCGGATGCGGCGCCAGCACCAGAAGCAGCTGATCGCCCTGGAGAACAAGCTGAAGGCTGAAATGGACGAGCATCGCCTCAAGCTGCAGAAAGAGGTGGAAACTCATGCCAACAACTCGTCCATTGAGCTGGAGAAGCTGGCCAAGAAGCAAGTGGCCGTCATAGAAAAGGAG GCAAAGTCAGCGGCAGCAGATGAGAAGAAATTCCAGCAGCAGATTTTGGCTCAGCAGAAGAGAGATCTGACCAATTTCTTAGAAAGTCAGAAGAAGCAATACAAGATTTGCAAGGAAAAGATTAAAGAG GAGATGAATGAGGATCACAGCACACcgaagaaggagaagcaggagaGGATATCCAAACACAAAGAGAACCTGCAGCACACACAGGCTGAAGAGGAGGCCCATCTTCTCAGCCAGCAGAGACTCTACTACGACAAAAACTGCCGTTTCTTCAAGCGAAAAACCATGATCAGGAGGCACGAGTTGGAGCAACAAAACATTCGGGAG GAACTAAACAAGAAGAGAACCCAGAAAGAAATGGAGCACGCCATGCTAATCCGGCACGACGAGTCGACGCGGGAGCTAGAATACAGGCAGCTGCACACATTGCAGAAGCTACGTATGGACTTGATTCGGCTGCAGCATCAGACGGAGCTTGAGAACCAGCTGGAATACAACAAGCGGCGGGAGCGGGAGCTGCATAGGAAGCATGTCATGGAACTGCGGCAGCAACCCAAAAACCTGAAG GCCATGGAAATGCAGATCAAGAAGCAATTCCAGGACACATGCAAAGTGCAAACAAAGCAGTATAAAGCACTCAAGAACCACCAGCTGGAAGTGACTCCAAAGAGTGAGCACAAAACTATTTTGAAAAGCCTGAAGGACGAGCAGACAAGGAAGCTTGCCATCCTGGCTGAACAGTATGAACAGAGCATCAATGAAATGATGGCATCGCAAGCG CTGCGGCTAGACGAGGCTCAGGAAGCAGAATGCCAGGCCCTGCGGCTGCAGCTTCAACAAGAGATGGAGCTGCTGAATGCCTATCAGAGCAAAATCAAGATGCAGACGGAAGCACAGCATGAGCGGGAACACCAGAAGTTGGAGCAACGGGTGTCATTGCGGAGGGCacatctggagcaaaag ATTGAAGAGGAGTTGGCTGCCCTCCAGAAGGAGCGTAGCGAGAGGATAAAGATACTGTTGGAAAGGCAAGAGCGAGAGATTGAAACTTTTGACATGGAGAGCCTTCGAATGGGCTTTGGAAATTTGGTCACATTAGAATTTCCTAAGGAGGACTACAGATGA